The Haloplanus sp. CK5-1 genome segment TCGGTGCTGCAGGGTTCGAGGTCGGTCCCCAGCACGTTCGATTCCGATTCCGGGTCTACGTCCGGATCCGTGACCATGGACGGGATACGGGTGTCGACGGGGAGAAAGTTGGGGGACCGGATCGGATCGATTACGCCGGGCGTTCGGCCGACAGCGCCTCGTCGGCCTGGGTCGCCTCGTGTTGGACGAGGTAGGCGCGGTCGTCGCTGAACGCGGCGGCGGCTTCGAGGGCTGCCTCGGTGCCGATCTGTCGAAGCGCCCACGCCGCCGCGGCGCGGACCTCGTCGTTCTCGTCGGCTTCGAGTACGTCCGCGAGGGGGTCGACGGCCCGCGTGTCACCGATGAGGCCGAGCGCGCGGGCGGCGTAGGGGCGCACCTGTTCGTTCTCCGCGTCGAGTTGGTTCGCGATCGGTCCCGTCGCCTCCTCGCTGCCGATCTCGCCGAGCGCCTTGAACGTCACTTTCTGGAGGCCGGGATCGGAGTCGGCGTCGACGTACTCGAGCAGGGTATCGACGGCGTCCTCGGCGGCCATCTTCCCGAGGGCCTTGATGCCGGGCTTGTCGCGCTTGCCCGCCCGCTGGTGCATGGCGTCGAACGCCGCGTCGTCGTTCATGCGGGTGAGCGCCTCGAGACAGTGGCGTTCCATGAAGTCCGACTGGAAGCTGTCCAGCGCGAGCAGCACCATCTCGACGTTGCCCCGCTGTTCCCACTCCTTGAGTGCGGCCCACTCGGGTGGGAAATCCTTGTAGTGGCCGAGCGCGTCGTAGAAGCCCTGGGCTCGGAGCTGTTCGTGGGTTTCGAGATCGTCCCACTCCTCGGCGTCGTCGAGCCCCGCTTCGAGGGCGTCGGTGGCGTCTAAGAGTTCGTCGATGGCGTCGGCGTCGGCGTCGGCGTCGAGGCCGGCGTCCGACACGGCCTCGGCGGTGGCGTCGAGGGCATCCGCGTCACCCCCCGAGAGATCGGCGTCGAGCGTCCCGCTCGCTGCCTCGACGAACTCGGCGACGGCGGCGGCGGCCTCACCCTCGCCCGCGTCGGTCCACCGGGTGTCGGTCAGCGTCGCCGCCGCGTCCTCGACGGCGTCGACGACGTCTGTCGCGTAGGGGCCGCGGG includes the following:
- a CDS encoding HEAT repeat domain-containing protein encodes the protein MTDGDDETDLPAETLDSRLDGVAEDLDAAETEADLDAVEGTLDGIAEDLDAADLPAPDDEDDDEPDPREELESRLEDLRDDLEAARGPYATDVVDAVEDAAATLTDTRWTDAGEGEAAAAVAEFVEAASGTLDADLSGGDADALDATAEAVSDAGLDADADADAIDELLDATDALEAGLDDAEEWDDLETHEQLRAQGFYDALGHYKDFPPEWAALKEWEQRGNVEMVLLALDSFQSDFMERHCLEALTRMNDDAAFDAMHQRAGKRDKPGIKALGKMAAEDAVDTLLEYVDADSDPGLQKVTFKALGEIGSEEATGPIANQLDAENEQVRPYAARALGLIGDTRAVDPLADVLEADENDEVRAAAAWALRQIGTEAALEAAAAFSDDRAYLVQHEATQADEALSAERPA